One window of Flavobacterium dauae genomic DNA carries:
- a CDS encoding GNAT family N-acetyltransferase, whose product MFLKGNQVYLRALEPEDLAFLYEIENDETLWEVSNTQTPYSKWLLKNYIENSHQDIYEAKQLRLTIVENNSNDLLGLIDLFEFDPKNNRAGLGIVIKNPLERNKGIGTEAVTLLLNYVFTILNLHQIYVNVAVTNEASIKLFSKFGFQLIGVKKQWNKTGSVYVDEALYQLINPNESK is encoded by the coding sequence ATGTTTTTAAAAGGAAATCAAGTTTATTTGCGTGCCTTAGAGCCCGAAGATTTAGCGTTTTTGTACGAAATTGAAAACGATGAAACTCTTTGGGAAGTTAGCAATACGCAAACGCCTTATTCTAAATGGTTGTTGAAGAATTATATAGAAAACAGTCATCAGGATATATACGAAGCCAAACAGTTACGATTGACAATTGTAGAAAATAATTCAAATGATTTATTAGGACTGATTGATTTGTTTGAGTTTGATCCAAAAAACAACCGTGCCGGTTTGGGAATCGTTATAAAAAATCCGTTAGAAAGAAACAAAGGAATAGGCACCGAAGCGGTAACATTACTACTAAATTATGTTTTTACTATTTTAAACCTTCATCAAATATATGTTAATGTTGCTGTAACAAATGAAGCAAGTATCAAGCTTTTTTCTAAATTTGGCTTCCAATTAATCGGTGTAAAAAAACAATGGAACAAAACAGGTTCCGTCTATGTTGACGAAGCACTTTATCAATTAATCAATCCTAATGAAAGTAAATAA
- a CDS encoding Do family serine endopeptidase, whose protein sequence is MKNIGTILATSLLSGVVTLGSYKLFFEDAPFFKNPTNLTTSAPLRNVSNTAFEAPDFKTAAEKSIHTVVHVKNVSFRNAPRNPIMEYFYGYQGTQTYAQVGTGSGVIISEDGYIVTNNHVIQGANELEITLNDNRTFKAKLIGTDSKMDIALLKIDTNEKLPFATFADSDAINVGDWVLAVGNPYNLTSTVTAGIVSAKARNLSENGIQSFIQTDAAVNPGNSGGALVNSNGDLIGINTMISSATGSYVGYSFAIPSNMARKIVTDLMEYGKVQQGILGVQGYEINSQIAKENKLNFKHGFYVETVTKNSGAEIAGIKKGDIIYKVDDRTINSFLDLNSIIATKRPNDKVKVILKRNNQEKELMVTLSKKELAQIHFNGFEIENLSASEQKTLGINYGVKINSISNKRFKAYENELKNAIVLAINGNKIKNTEMANEVLSHLNDQQLRIDLITPRGERLRLIL, encoded by the coding sequence ATGAAAAATATCGGAACTATTCTGGCAACATCGTTGTTAAGTGGTGTTGTAACTTTGGGATCTTACAAATTATTTTTTGAAGATGCTCCTTTTTTTAAAAATCCTACGAACCTTACCACAAGTGCACCTTTAAGAAACGTGAGTAATACGGCTTTTGAGGCTCCGGACTTTAAAACAGCTGCCGAAAAATCAATCCATACAGTGGTTCACGTTAAAAATGTATCGTTTCGCAACGCTCCGAGAAATCCTATTATGGAATATTTTTACGGATACCAAGGCACACAAACCTATGCACAAGTGGGAACCGGGTCGGGCGTAATTATTTCTGAGGACGGATATATTGTAACCAATAACCACGTGATTCAAGGTGCAAACGAATTAGAAATTACATTGAACGACAACCGTACCTTTAAAGCAAAACTGATTGGAACCGATTCTAAAATGGACATTGCGTTATTAAAAATTGATACCAACGAAAAACTGCCTTTTGCCACTTTTGCCGATTCTGATGCCATTAATGTAGGCGATTGGGTGTTGGCTGTAGGAAATCCGTATAATTTAACATCAACAGTTACTGCCGGAATTGTATCAGCCAAAGCACGTAATTTATCAGAAAACGGCATTCAGTCATTTATCCAGACCGATGCAGCAGTAAATCCGGGAAACTCTGGCGGTGCATTGGTAAATAGTAACGGTGATTTAATTGGCATCAACACAATGATTTCATCTGCCACGGGATCGTATGTGGGTTATTCGTTTGCCATTCCGTCTAATATGGCTCGCAAAATTGTAACCGATTTAATGGAATACGGCAAAGTACAACAAGGCATTTTGGGAGTTCAGGGTTACGAAATCAACAGTCAAATCGCCAAAGAAAACAAACTGAATTTTAAACACGGTTTTTATGTAGAAACTGTAACCAAAAATTCGGGAGCAGAAATTGCCGGTATTAAAAAAGGCGACATTATATATAAGGTAGATGACCGAACCATTAATTCGTTCCTTGATTTAAACAGCATTATTGCCACTAAACGTCCCAATGACAAAGTAAAAGTAATTTTAAAACGCAATAACCAAGAAAAAGAACTAATGGTTACATTGTCTAAAAAAGAACTAGCACAAATTCATTTTAACGGATTTGAAATTGAAAACCTTTCTGCATCTGAACAAAAAACGTTGGGAATAAATTACGGTGTAAAAATAAACAGCATATCAAATAAACGTTTTAAAGCTTATGAAAACGAGCTGAAAAATGCTATAGTTTTAGCCATTAACGGCAACAAAATAAAAAACACCGAAATGGCAAATGAAGTACTTTCTCATTTAAACGACCAGCAACTGCGTATAGATTTAATTACACCAAGAGGCGAACGGTTACGACTAATTTTATAA
- the dapF gene encoding diaminopimelate epimerase: MKKLTFFKYQGTGNDFVMIDNRTGFFPKDNVQMIHFLCDRRFGIGGDGLILLENDATADFKMVYYNADGNESTMCGNGGRCIVAFANDLGIINDETTFNAVDGLHYAKVHANNSIALQMIDVDKKAIKINNDFTFLFTGSPHHVAVVTKVENFDVFANGKQIRYSDLYAPGGTNVNFVEQLNADSFKIRTYERGVEDETLSCGTGATAVAIAMNVLGKTTSNKITIQVEGGEVQVSFDQNEEKYYNVMLTGAAKQVFKGEISID, encoded by the coding sequence ATGAAAAAATTAACTTTTTTTAAATATCAGGGAACCGGTAACGATTTTGTAATGATTGATAACAGAACCGGTTTTTTTCCGAAAGATAATGTACAAATGATCCATTTTTTGTGCGACCGCAGATTTGGTATTGGTGGCGACGGATTAATTTTATTAGAAAACGATGCCACTGCCGATTTTAAAATGGTGTATTACAACGCCGATGGCAACGAAAGTACCATGTGTGGCAATGGCGGACGATGTATTGTTGCTTTTGCAAATGATTTAGGTATTATTAATGACGAAACTACATTTAATGCCGTTGATGGATTACATTATGCTAAAGTGCATGCAAATAATAGTATTGCTTTACAGATGATTGATGTAGATAAAAAAGCAATTAAAATAAATAATGATTTTACGTTTTTGTTTACCGGATCGCCTCACCACGTGGCAGTAGTAACCAAAGTAGAAAATTTTGATGTTTTTGCTAACGGAAAGCAAATTCGATACAGTGATTTATACGCTCCCGGCGGAACTAATGTAAATTTTGTAGAACAGCTAAATGCCGATTCTTTTAAAATTCGTACGTATGAGCGTGGCGTGGAAGACGAAACATTGTCTTGCGGAACCGGTGCTACAGCTGTTGCCATTGCTATGAATGTTTTAGGAAAAACCACTTCAAATAAAATCACTATTCAGGTAGAAGGCGGTGAGGTACAAGTTTCTTTCGATCAAAACGAAGAAAAATATTACAATGTAATGTTAACTGGTGCGGCAAAACAGGTTTTTAAAGGAGAAATTTCTATTGATTAA
- a CDS encoding thioredoxin family protein, producing MARTPSNMLALNTIAPDFFLPDTNSNEWKSFNDVKGNHGTVVMFICNHCPFVLHVIEEIIRVANDYRVQGIGFVAISSNDAVAYPADAPDKMTEFAFDNKFSFPYLYDESQETAKNYDAACTPDFYLFNAQNKLVYRGQLDDSRPKNEISISGSDLRNAIDSLLYKRSINPIQKPSIGCNIKWKNSL from the coding sequence ATGGCTCGTACACCATCAAATATGTTAGCATTAAATACAATTGCTCCCGATTTTTTTCTGCCCGATACAAATAGCAACGAGTGGAAATCATTTAACGATGTAAAAGGAAATCACGGAACAGTTGTTATGTTTATTTGCAACCACTGCCCTTTTGTATTGCATGTTATAGAAGAAATTATTCGTGTTGCAAATGATTACCGTGTACAAGGAATTGGTTTTGTAGCCATATCAAGTAACGATGCGGTTGCCTATCCTGCCGATGCACCTGATAAAATGACCGAGTTTGCTTTCGACAATAAATTCAGTTTTCCCTATCTGTATGATGAATCGCAAGAAACTGCCAAAAATTACGATGCTGCCTGTACGCCCGATTTTTATTTATTCAATGCCCAAAATAAACTGGTTTATCGCGGACAGTTAGACGATTCGCGTCCAAAAAACGAAATATCCATTAGCGGAAGCGATCTTAGAAACGCCATTGATTCTTTATTATACAAACGTTCAATAAATCCTATACAAAAACCAAGTATAGGTTGCAATATTAAATGGAAAAATAGCCTTTAA
- a CDS encoding glyceraldehyde-3-phosphate dehydrogenase: MENNLYEKELAFQADRRKACVEFIKIVNDLWYDKSIELVFFRNQLIDRTVSDIINLHEYAIRFVEKPINVFDTVEIARAIQTADLPPARIDIGKLTYEFHLEDNKYNDSLSFVVDKLKNAKDNPTIQPKDVVLYGFGRIGRLLARELMAKIGKGQQLRLKAIVTRDKNDEASLEKRASLLRLDSIHGDFEGSVGVDVENESLIINGSPVRMISAAQPEDIDYTQYGINDALVIDNTGVFKDEAALSRHLKSKGATKVLLTAPGKGVPNIVYGVNHDNYNIDETPIWSAASCTTNAITPILAVVEEELGVVKGHLETIHAYTNDQNLVDNMHKKYRRGRAAALNMVITETGAGSAVAKALPSLAGKLTSNAIRVPVPNGSLVVLNLEVGKQTSIEDLNKIMKQYALEGELVEQIKYSLNNELVSSDIVGTSAPAIYDSNATIVSADGKNIVLYIWYDNEYGYSHQVIRLAKHIAKVRRYVYY; this comes from the coding sequence ATGGAAAATAATTTATACGAAAAAGAATTGGCTTTCCAAGCAGACAGAAGAAAAGCTTGCGTAGAGTTTATTAAAATCGTTAACGATTTATGGTATGACAAATCAATTGAATTGGTATTCTTTAGAAACCAGTTAATTGATCGTACGGTGAGCGATATTATCAACTTGCACGAATACGCAATTAGATTTGTTGAAAAACCAATAAATGTTTTTGATACTGTAGAAATTGCCCGTGCTATTCAAACAGCAGATTTACCGCCTGCACGTATTGATATTGGTAAATTAACTTATGAATTCCATTTAGAAGATAACAAATACAACGATTCGTTATCATTTGTTGTTGATAAATTAAAAAATGCTAAAGACAACCCAACAATTCAACCAAAAGATGTTGTTTTATACGGTTTTGGGCGTATTGGTCGTTTATTGGCCCGCGAATTAATGGCCAAAATTGGTAAAGGTCAGCAATTGCGTTTAAAAGCCATTGTTACCCGCGATAAAAACGATGAAGCTTCATTAGAAAAACGTGCTTCTTTATTGCGTTTAGACTCTATTCACGGTGATTTTGAAGGATCTGTAGGCGTTGACGTTGAAAACGAATCTTTAATCATTAACGGTTCTCCGGTTCGTATGATTTCTGCAGCACAACCAGAAGATATTGATTATACACAATACGGAATCAACGACGCTTTGGTTATTGATAACACAGGTGTTTTTAAAGACGAAGCCGCTTTATCGCGTCACTTAAAATCAAAAGGGGCAACAAAAGTTTTATTAACCGCTCCAGGTAAAGGTGTGCCAAATATTGTTTATGGTGTAAACCACGACAATTACAATATTGATGAAACACCAATTTGGTCGGCAGCATCTTGTACAACAAACGCTATTACACCAATTTTAGCTGTTGTTGAAGAAGAATTAGGTGTTGTAAAAGGGCATTTAGAAACTATTCACGCATATACAAACGACCAAAATTTGGTTGATAACATGCACAAAAAATACCGCCGTGGTAGAGCAGCAGCTTTGAACATGGTAATTACCGAAACCGGTGCGGGTTCTGCAGTAGCAAAAGCATTGCCAAGTTTAGCAGGTAAATTAACATCAAACGCTATTCGTGTTCCTGTTCCAAATGGTTCATTAGTGGTATTGAATTTAGAAGTGGGAAAACAAACTTCTATTGAAGATTTAAACAAAATAATGAAGCAATACGCTTTAGAAGGCGAATTGGTAGAGCAAATTAAATATTCATTAAACAACGAATTGGTATCATCGGACATCGTTGGAACATCAGCTCCAGCTATTTACGATTCTAACGCTACAATTGTTTCTGCCGATGGTAAAAACATTGTATTATACATTTGGTATGATAACGAATACGGTTACAGCCACCAGGTAATTCGTTTAGCAAAACACATTGCTAAAGTACGCAGATACGTTTATTATTAA
- a CDS encoding efflux RND transporter periplasmic adaptor subunit has translation MKQSLMFLSLTIAFLHIGCQSNKEEKHEKVTLSVTSPIVKDTVILEDYVAQIRSINHIELRAQEKGYLQKIFVDEGQFVKKGQLLFKIMPNLYEADVNRAKAEVNYAEIEYKNAKQLFDNNVVAPTELAMAKAKYNKAKAELAAMNTHLQFTEIRAPFDGIIDRFHVRLGSLIDEGDLLTELSDNSKMWVYFNVPEAEYLNQMSNKSNDSLLHVGLKMANGEMFENKGIVETIVANFDNETGNIAYRATFPNPKGLLRFGETGNIVITTPLKNALLIPQKATYEVLDKKYVFVVTKDNTVKAREVKIAAEIPHIYVIGSGLKKEDKILLDGLRLVKENDKISYKFIAPEKAMSSLELYAE, from the coding sequence ATAAAACAAAGTCTTATGTTTTTAAGCTTAACTATAGCTTTTTTACATATAGGTTGCCAATCTAACAAAGAAGAAAAACACGAAAAAGTTACCCTTTCAGTTACAAGTCCCATAGTAAAAGATACCGTAATTTTAGAAGATTATGTAGCGCAAATACGGTCAATAAATCACATTGAACTTCGGGCACAAGAAAAAGGATATTTGCAAAAAATATTTGTTGATGAAGGACAATTTGTAAAAAAAGGACAATTGTTGTTTAAAATTATGCCAAATCTGTATGAAGCCGATGTAAACCGTGCAAAAGCAGAGGTTAATTATGCAGAAATTGAATACAAAAATGCCAAACAACTTTTTGATAATAATGTAGTAGCCCCTACTGAGCTTGCTATGGCTAAAGCCAAATACAACAAGGCAAAAGCCGAATTAGCGGCAATGAATACGCATTTGCAGTTTACCGAAATCAGAGCTCCTTTTGATGGAATTATTGACCGGTTCCACGTGCGTTTAGGTAGTTTGATTGATGAAGGGGATTTACTTACTGAATTATCAGACAACAGCAAAATGTGGGTTTATTTTAATGTGCCCGAAGCAGAATATTTAAACCAAATGAGTAACAAATCAAATGATAGTTTACTGCACGTAGGTCTAAAAATGGCAAATGGCGAAATGTTTGAAAACAAAGGGATAGTGGAAACCATTGTAGCAAATTTTGACAACGAAACCGGAAATATAGCATACCGTGCCACTTTTCCTAACCCTAAAGGATTGTTGCGTTTTGGCGAAACCGGGAATATTGTAATTACCACTCCGTTAAAAAATGCGTTGCTTATTCCGCAAAAAGCTACCTACGAGGTTTTAGATAAAAAATACGTGTTTGTTGTAACAAAAGACAATACTGTTAAAGCACGCGAAGTAAAAATCGCTGCTGAAATTCCGCATATTTATGTTATTGGATCCGGACTGAAAAAAGAAGACAAAATTCTTTTAGACGGTTTGCGATTGGTTAAAGAAAACGACAAAATATCGTACAAATTCATCGCTCCTGAAAAAGCAATGTCGAGTCTTGAATTGTATGCAGAATAA
- the mltG gene encoding endolytic transglycosylase MltG has product MKVNKFISYTAIIGILIALGFAYSLYRKAFTPNTNFTQASVYVHIPTDATKSQIQDSLKKYVKNYESLESLFSKLGQVGVIAPGRYLIENGDNNYRIVRHLRYNVPVRLTFNNQETLEKLLQRIDSQVEPEMADLYQTFTEPEFLKEMGMTKSNVLAMCMPNTYEVYWNTTPLKIRNILQKKYVRFWNTERLEKAKKLGLTPVQVSSLAAIVQKETAKVDERPKVAGAYLNRLKQDMLLQADPTVVYSKKALTNDFNQIIKRVYLKDLVLDHPFNTYKYKGIPEGLIAMPDENAIDAVLNAEKHNYIYFCASVARLGYHEFASTLEEHAKNREEYTKWLNQQNVK; this is encoded by the coding sequence ATGAAAGTAAATAAATTTATAAGTTATACAGCAATAATCGGTATTTTAATTGCCTTGGGTTTTGCCTATTCATTGTACAGAAAAGCTTTTACACCAAATACTAATTTTACGCAGGCAAGTGTATATGTGCACATTCCTACAGATGCTACGAAAAGCCAAATACAAGATTCGTTAAAAAAATATGTGAAAAATTATGAGTCTTTAGAAAGTTTGTTCTCAAAATTAGGACAGGTAGGAGTCATCGCTCCCGGAAGATATCTTATAGAGAACGGCGACAACAACTACCGAATTGTACGTCATTTGCGTTATAATGTACCAGTGCGGTTAACGTTTAACAACCAAGAAACGTTAGAAAAATTATTACAACGTATCGATTCACAGGTTGAGCCCGAGATGGCAGATTTGTATCAAACATTTACCGAGCCCGAATTTCTAAAAGAAATGGGAATGACCAAAAGCAATGTCTTGGCAATGTGTATGCCCAATACGTATGAAGTTTACTGGAACACCACTCCTTTAAAAATTAGAAACATTTTACAGAAAAAGTATGTCCGTTTTTGGAATACAGAACGTCTTGAAAAAGCAAAAAAGTTAGGATTAACACCCGTTCAAGTGTCTTCGTTAGCAGCAATTGTGCAAAAAGAAACCGCTAAAGTAGATGAGCGTCCAAAGGTTGCCGGTGCTTATTTAAACAGATTAAAGCAAGATATGTTGTTACAGGCAGATCCCACAGTTGTATATTCCAAAAAAGCATTAACCAATGATTTTAATCAAATCATTAAACGGGTTTATTTAAAAGATTTGGTGTTAGACCATCCGTTTAATACCTATAAATACAAAGGAATTCCCGAAGGTTTAATTGCTATGCCCGATGAAAACGCTATTGATGCGGTGTTAAATGCCGAAAAACACAATTATATTTATTTTTGTGCAAGTGTAGCACGTTTAGGTTATCACGAATTTGCTTCAACTTTAGAAGAACACGCCAAAAACCGAGAAGAATATACAAAATGGTTAAACCAACAAAACGTTAAGTAA
- a CDS encoding FMN-binding glutamate synthase family protein, whose protein sequence is MLHQKFLNRFVIRQVIWAFVITYLIVALYLVFFKDWSFLTLVVPVILFYLAFKDAFQTKHTIRKNYPIIGRLRYMLEEIRPELRQYFWEGELDGKPFNRRERSIVYQRAKNEKQTVSFGMQDDPNRIGYEWASHSVYPKIISDFNFRTLIGNEQCSQPYSASIYNISAMSYGALSKKAIISLNKGAKLGGFAHNTGEGGISPYHRSGGDLIWQIGTGYFGCRDEHGFFNDTLFAERSQYPEVKMIELKLSQGAKPGHGGLLPAEKNTLEVSQIRNVKPFTTVHSPSSHSAFSNATELAHFIGKLRKLSGGKPVGFKICIGRKDEFIDIIKAISETQIYPDFITIDGAEGGTGAAPLEFIDYMGMALSDALVFANKTLKQFGVRQHIKVLASGKIISAFDLSKNMALGADACYSARGMMFALGCIQALQCDSGHCPVGIATQDPLLYEGMDITNKSVRVATFHKNTMKAFGEFIGACGFSKPNEVSPEVFHKRIEHGKNMSFAEMYFRDIPAN, encoded by the coding sequence ATGTTACACCAAAAATTTTTAAATCGTTTTGTAATTAGACAAGTTATTTGGGCCTTTGTAATTACTTATTTAATTGTAGCATTATATTTAGTTTTTTTTAAGGACTGGAGTTTCTTAACACTCGTTGTTCCTGTAATTTTATTTTACTTAGCTTTCAAAGACGCCTTTCAAACAAAACACACTATACGTAAAAACTATCCTATCATTGGTCGTTTGCGTTATATGTTAGAAGAAATTCGTCCGGAATTACGCCAATATTTCTGGGAAGGAGAATTAGATGGTAAACCATTTAACCGCCGTGAACGTTCTATTGTTTACCAACGTGCAAAAAACGAAAAGCAAACCGTATCATTTGGTATGCAAGACGATCCTAACCGTATTGGCTACGAATGGGCATCGCACTCTGTTTATCCAAAAATAATTTCCGATTTTAACTTTCGTACGTTAATTGGCAACGAACAATGTTCGCAACCGTATAGTGCAAGTATTTACAATATTAGTGCTATGAGTTATGGTGCGTTAAGTAAAAAAGCTATTATTTCATTAAACAAAGGTGCTAAATTAGGTGGCTTTGCTCATAATACCGGTGAAGGTGGAATTTCGCCTTACCACAGATCGGGCGGCGATTTAATTTGGCAAATTGGTACCGGATATTTTGGATGCCGCGACGAGCACGGTTTTTTTAACGATACCCTATTTGCCGAAAGATCACAATATCCTGAAGTAAAGATGATTGAATTAAAATTATCGCAAGGAGCTAAACCCGGTCATGGAGGATTATTACCTGCCGAGAAAAATACGTTAGAGGTTTCACAAATCCGTAACGTAAAACCTTTTACCACGGTTCATTCGCCATCATCGCATTCAGCCTTCAGCAATGCTACAGAATTAGCTCATTTTATAGGAAAATTACGTAAATTAAGCGGAGGAAAACCTGTTGGTTTTAAAATTTGTATCGGAAGAAAAGACGAATTTATCGACATTATAAAAGCCATTAGTGAAACCCAGATTTATCCTGATTTTATCACGATCGACGGAGCTGAAGGCGGAACAGGTGCCGCACCTTTAGAATTTATTGATTATATGGGTATGGCATTATCTGATGCTTTGGTATTTGCCAACAAAACATTAAAACAATTTGGCGTTCGTCAACATATAAAAGTATTAGCATCAGGTAAAATAATATCTGCTTTTGATTTATCAAAAAATATGGCATTAGGTGCCGACGCTTGTTACAGTGCACGCGGAATGATGTTTGCATTGGGTTGTATCCAGGCGTTACAATGCGACAGCGGTCACTGTCCGGTAGGTATTGCAACGCAAGATCCATTATTATATGAAGGTATGGACATTACAAATAAATCAGTACGTGTGGCAACTTTCCATAAAAATACCATGAAAGCCTTTGGAGAATTTATTGGTGCTTGTGGTTTCTCTAAACCAAACGAGGTTAGCCCCGAAGTTTTTCATAAACGCATTGAACACGGTAAAAATATGTCGTTCGCAGAAATGTATTTTAGAGATATTCCTGCAAACTAG